AAACGCTAATCTCTTTGTTATTGCAAGGTCAAAAAGTAAATTGATGCCGACTTCACGGCGCATCAACGTATCGACATCTAAGGATACATGTGGGTTTTTAACTAACTGATCGTCGGTTATTGAGTATTTTGAAAAACTATTTTTCAACATTTGTGATTGGATTTTATGAGACAAAAGCATTTCTACGAAAGCCAAGGCGTGTTCATCGTTCGTGGTTTGCTTGATCATACCAACGTAGGTCGGCATTAAGGTAAAGTCTTTGTCGTAGCTGAATCTGACGTAGTCCAGTTTACGTTGCAAAATATGAGCATAGCTGTCTATTGTCGGCCCTACACCTAGTCCGCCACGTGAGATTGTGTCACTCACCCCGAAACTCCGAGACGAAATAGTCGCAAAGTTTGCTGCGACGTTTAGTATGATTTGCCAACCCTGATTCCAGCCATATTGCGCTAAGATACTTTCAAGCATCATTTGTGTCGTCCCAGATCGCGATGGCGTACTCATGGTAACGTGACCAAAATAAATAGGATCAATTAACGACACAAATCCTTGCGGTAATGGCAGCTGGTGGCTATCAAAATAATCTTGATTCCATACAATACCGGCCCCTGAGTAACCAATGGTTACAACCTTATTCGTTAAAGGAAGAACATACGGCATAAGCCATTCTGGCGCTTTGAACCTCCTTGGCATATCGACCAGTTTATTTGCTTTAATCAAATGGCTCATTAGGTAAGGTGAAGACGTCAATATCAAGTCAATGTTATCTATATAGCTCTTACTTAATAGCTGAATACTCGAAGACGTCCTTCTGTGTATTATCTTAACTTCCAGATCTTGATGGATTTTATTGAATTCAGAGACCAATGGCAGCAGTGGTTCTTGTGAAAAAGTAGTGAGAATCACTAATTGCTCTTTTTTTGCGTATGCCGATGAGAAAAAGCCCATACCAAAAATGAATAGCAAGGACGAAAGATAGCCATAAATAAGCCGCTTCATTGCACAAAACCCTAATAAATGTGCGCCCCTTCAAAACTCGAATAGAAACCACCAAAAAAGTATTTTTTAAGTTGAGTCATTCGTGACGCATGTAAAACATCGAGAGTTAGAATTCTATCAACAAATCCGATGAATCCGAGCGCTTGTTTCCCATTTTTGACCCATAACGAAAGCCAATATGAGTCATTTTTGTCTCAAAATGACATTTTTAACAATAGTGAGCAATATCGACATACTCAATCCGTCAACAGAACACGGCCAAGCAGTGGCCTATACATTTGAATGGAGAGCGATATGCTTAATTTCTTTAAAACCCGTACAGACCTTCCGCTTTCGGATGGTTCAACGGACGCAATGCAGTCCCGCTTTAAGCGGTATCAATGGCAAGTATTCTTAGGTTTGGTTTTTGGGTACGCGACGTTTTATGTCGTTAGGATGAGCTTAGGTGTTGTAAAAAAACCGATGCTCGATGCGGGTATCGTTTCGATTGAAGAGCTTGGCATCATGGGTTCGGCTTTCTTCTTCACCTATGCTATCGGTAAGTTTTCAAACGGCTTCCTTTCTGACTATGCCAATATTGGCCGGTTTATGTCGTTTTCTCTGCTGTTATCGGGCATAACAGCCATCGCTATGGGCTTAAATACCACTGCGTTCTTCTTTGTATTGCTTTGGGGTCTCAATGGTTGGTTCCAGTCTGTTGGTTCTGCACCTTCTTGTGTGTCTTTGTTCCAGTGGTTCTCTCCTAAGCAACGTGGTAGTCGGTACTCGATTTGGGGTGGTTCTCGCAATATTGGAGAGGGGATTACTTGGGTTCTAACAGCGACTCTAGTGAGTTACTTCGGTTGGCGTGCTGGTTTTATTGGCGCTGGTATTGCGGCGATTGCGGCGGCACTTTGTATGTTCTTTGTACTAAAAGATCGCCCTCAGACTTATGGACTTCCTGATGCTGCTACCGCATTCGGGGAAGAAACAGAAATCAAAAAGTCAAATGACCCAGATGCAACTCGCAAGGCACAGTTGTTCATTCTTAAGCAACCGACAGTATGGTTAATTGCAGCCGCGTGTGCGTGTATGTATATCTCTCGTTATGCCATGTCTTCTTGGGCGGTGCTTTATCTCCAAGAAACAAAAGGTTACTCGCTTATCGACGCTGGTTTTGCTATGTCTACTTACCCAATTGCAGGGCTAGCCGGTGCAATCTTATCAGGTATCGTTTCTGACAAAATATTTAATGCTAACCGCCATATTCCAACGCTGTTATACGGATTCGCAAACATCGCCGGTATGTGTTTGATGTTCTTTGGTCCTGATAATCGCATGGTTGATGCTGTTGCGCTTGGGCTAATTGGTTTTGCAATCGGTGGGTTGGTCGTATTCCTTGCTGGTCTTACTGCTTGTGACTTGATGCCAAAAAATGCAGTTGGAGCGGTGAAGGGCTTCATTGGTTTGTTCTCGTACATGGCAGCATCTGGTCAGGAGCTAGTTTCGGCTTCTCTTATCAAAATAACCGAAGTTGATGGCGTTCAAACCTACGACTTTAGTCAAGCCCAATATTTCTGGCTCGCAGCAGGGGTGTTATCCATGATTCTTGCCACTACAGTATGGAACGCTAAAAAAGTAACCGACGTCAATTGATTTTAACGTAAACATCGAGCAGGGGCTTCGGTCTCTGCCGATTACCATTTTTAACTCCCTTTTTTAGTTGTCGTTAATAGGATCATCATGATGTGCAAAACCAAAATAGTAGCCACTCTTGGCCCGGCGTCACAAAGCCCTGAAATGATCAGTAAGCTAATCAATGCCGGTGTCAACGTAGTAAGACTTAACTTCTCTCATGGCACAGCCGAAGAACATATCGAGCGCGCTAATATGGTGCGCCTACTCGCGGCAGACATGAACAAACATGTTGGTGTTCTTGTCGACCTTCAGGGACCCAAAATTCGTATTTCGAGTTTCAAAAACAACGCCATACACTTAACGCAAGGCGATACATTTTATTTAGATGCGAAACTCGATGCCACTGCTGGGGATAAGGAGCGTGTGGGATTAGATTTTCCAGATTTAATTCAAGATCTTGAGGTTGGCGATACCTTGTTGTTAGACGACGGGCGTATTCAACTAAAAGTAATACAAGTTAACAAAGAAGAGCAGTGGGCCAAGACGAAAGTTCTCAACCAAGGAAAGCTATCAAACCGTAAAGGGATTAACCTACTCGGGGGTGGGCTTTCCGCGCCTGCACTCACAGAAAAAGATAAGCAAGACATTGTAACTGCATCAAAAATAAAAGCTGACTTTGTGGCGGTTTCGTTTCCTAGAAACGGAGCAGATATCGAACATGCGAGAGCTCTGTTACACAAGGCTGGTTCTGATGCACAGATTGTCGCTAAAGTAGAACGAGCTGAAGTCGTAGAGAGCCAAGCTAACATGGATGACGTGATTAACGCCTCCGACATAGTAATGGTTGCTCGTGGTGACTTAGGGGTTGAAATTGGCGATGCTCGCTTACCTATTGTACAAAAACAACTGATTAGCCGTGCAAGGTTTTTAGGTAAGCCTGTTATTACAGCAACTCAAATGATGGAATCTATGATTGAAAACCCACTACCAACCCGCGCTGAAGTGCTCGATGTTGCTAATGCGATTATCGACGGAACGGATGCCATCATGCTTTCTGCTGAATCCGCGGCAGGAAACTACCCAGTTGAAGCGGTTGAAGCGATGGTACGAATTGCGAAGGGTGCAGAAGAAGAACAAACTTGTGCTCAAGGATGCTGGGATCAACTGCAGCATTTATGTAGTGATGCTGGTAAAAGTTTTGCGCTTTCTTCCATGATATCTGCAACGAAAGTGCATCAAGACCTTGGTGTCGCGATATTAACGCAACTAGGCGAAACCCCATTGCTAATGTCACGTTGCCGCAGTAACGCGGTGATCTGGGCCTTATCTGATAACACGACCATCCTGAATCGACTTACTATTTTACGCGGTGTAATACCCAAATACTTCAGTGCTAGCCCTTATAAAGATGAAGCGCTAGCCAAGCAGGTTACAGGAGCACTTCAAGATGAGGCTAAAAAGGAAAATATCCAGTCAATTCTAATGACGCAACTAGAATCCATGGAAGGCGTGGGCAGTATTAATGTGTGCTGGCTTATTGACGTACCTTCAGAAAAGCTCGTCGCAGCTTAAAAGCGGCAGATTGTTTCAAACGATGCCGATTGAAGCAATTTTCCAACAGTCATGGCATCCATTTGGCTTTGTATTTTAAGTCTAAGCAATCACTCCCCCGTAGGTGATCTGTCCTTGCTCCACGAGGAATTCGGTCTGCATTTCGATGTAGACCATTTTTTTGTGTGCTAACCATCACGAAGCAAACGTTTACGTTTTATTTGGTACGCAGTTTCGGTAATCTGTTTAGCACTATTCGTTATCTTTATCTGTTTTTCTTCAGTAATATCTAATGCTACGCGATTCAGATCAGAACAACACACTATAAAAACATAGATCAAGAGAGGAACTATGAGCCGAGTTTTTGCAGAAATTACAGGTTGGGGCAAATGCCTTCCACCCGCTGCACTTTCAAATCATGACCTAGGTACGTTCCTAGAAACGTCAGATGATTGGATTCGTTCTCGTACGGGAATTGAAAGCCGTCGTATCAGTCACGTTAACACATCAGAGCTTGCAACCGTCGCTGCTAAGCAAGCTATCGCTTGTGCAGGAATTAATGCAAGTGACATCGATTGCATCATCGTTGCAACGTGTTCTCCAGACACTTTAATCCCAAATATCGCATCTAAAGTGCAAGCCAACTTAGGTATTCGTACTGCTGCTTCATTTGATTTGAACGCGGCATGTACTGGCTTTGTGTACGGGCTTGAAACCGCAACTCGACTTATTCAAGCCGGTAATTACCGCAACGCGTTGGTGATTGGCGCTGAACGTTTATCGTTCTACATTGACTGGACACAGCGCGACACGGCTGTCCTGTTTGGTGATGGTTCAGGAGCGGTGGTACTTAGCCGTACTGAAGAAAAGCCAGTTGGCCTTCAAGAAGCCCAATTAGGTTGTGATGCTAAAGGACGTGATATTTTAGCGGTTCCTGGATATGGAACCGCAATGGATCGCTTTGCAGCAGACAACGGTTACTGGGATTTCAACTTCGTCGGGAAAGAAATATTCAAACGTGCTGTTAAGGGAATGGGCGCCGCAGCGCATCAAGTTCTTGAACGCTCGCAACTGAGCACAGACAAAATCGACGTTGTCATTCCGCACCAAGCGAATATTCGTATTATTCAAACCTTGTGTGATTTTGCTGGTATCGAACAAGAAAAAGCTTTTGTTAACATCCAAAAGTACGGCAACACCTCTGCAGCTACAGTGCCGATCGCATTATGTGAAGCCGTAGAGCAAGGACACATAAAAGCAGGGGATAACATTCTTACTGCTGCATTTGGCGCAGGCCTTACATGGGCTGCCGGACATATAAAGTGGGGTGACAGGGTAACAGCTGTCGCTGAGTCTGATGCCCAATTACCACCTTGTGAGCAAAGCGCATTAGAATTGCTCGATCAGGCAATCACACATTGCAAAAATCGCCCTGAGTAATATTCAAAGATAGCTTACTAACCTTTCACCTTCTTTAGGTTAGGCAATACTAAAAAAGCCGCGATCGCGGCTTTTTCTATTTAGCAGGCCACAACTGATGTCAAGTTTGCTGGGTATGTGAGCGATGCGGGTAATTAATTACCGCGTAGATCAGACCCATATTGATGACCAAAAAGCCTATTAACTGAACCATACCCCAGCCCTCAATGAGTATTGACGGACCAAACGCCGCACCCACAGTCTGAGCAGTAACGGCAAATCGAATCGTTGTTCCAGAGTGATCCGCGTCTGTAATCGCCCCCATCAACAGAGGTAAGATTAAATTCCATAAAAACATAAAGGCAGAGACGGAAACTATATACCCCACGACTCCGTTAATGTTAAACAGCGCTGCTATACACAATACCTGCGCAGAAACTGCCGAAAATAAGACAACTCGAGCGAGTCTATGACTTATATTGGAAACATATACTGAAGAAGATGCTCCAATAAGGCTAAATATGGTGCCTAATGCCAATATGTTACCTTGCTGTTGCCCCGTAATGTTAATTGAAGCACTGATCTGGTTAAGCGAAGCCCAAGTTGCAGAGTGTGTCATTAAAAATACGAATAGTGCGAGTAAACAAACAACCAACAGTGGGGTACTTGGTTTGGTTCCTAGATCATCATTGCTTACATGCACCTTAGGTAATCTAGGCAACGCGTATAACAAAGCGGATAGTATTGCCAACAGCAGAAAGAAAGCATGGACACCAAATTGAGACGTTAAAGACGGCATAATAAAGAATGCAGCGGCACTGAATATCATTTGGGTCGCAATGGCTTTACCAAATGCAGCACTAGGTCTGTCTAATTTGGATAACGCGTCATAGGTAAACATTGTAATTAACCCAGCGCAAATCCCTGCGCCGACTCTTAATCCATAGAAGTACGCAATATCCTGGCAATAGGCGCTAGTAACATGAAACAAAGCGAGGGCGATGATGGTTGTTCGTTCGTTGATGACGAGAAGGGATGTCTTCTGAATCAGCAGATATAAGAATGGTGCGATGGCAAAACCGAGCAATTCAATAGTCGCCAGACGGGTCATTGTTTGTTGGCTGGCATTAAATTGAGTCGTAATCGTTTCTAAGTAACTCGGGAGCAACAAGAATACGCTGGTTGCAATTGTCATCTTAATGCTGGCATTTAGCCAAGGGTATCGGCGCAAATCAAAACTCCCTTGTATATCGTCCATGAATACTATTTGAGTATAAGGTCAATGACACGGTTGTCGCATCGTTATTTTTCATTGATGCATTATTATTAGCCTTAGTTACGACGCTTTACAACAGGGTCATGCAACAAAGAAAACCTCGTCCAATGAGCAGGTAATTGAGTTGCCAAAAAATCATAAACTCACACTGAGCGTTGGCATTACCTTCTAAAAGGTCTTCGCTCTAAAATGCGCTTAGTTAGAAAAGCCAAGGGAGTATCATGCTCCCTTACTTTCTTGTTATTGAATCGGTAAGCGAGATAAACACTTCCTACACAAACAAGGATCACCTTTTTTCAGATCAGAAGTGTCACGCTTTTCCAGTTTGAAGCACCAGCAAGTTTCATTTCCGGCGCTGATGTCACATTGGGCATTTTCACCACATTGCGGGCAGACGTGCGAGCTTAATTCACCAGATAAAGCTTTCATCGCGAGATCTCGCTCTTGCTCAGTCACATGCTGCCATTGAACGATTTCATCTATCGTTCTGTAGCACCCACTACAAATACCGCCTTCATTTTTACAGGCAGCCACACAAGGTGTTTTCACTGAATTATCCATTCACTATCGAAATTTGGGGGCACTATACCAAGCCTTAGAATCATTTGCTCAAAAATCGACAAAGAAATCCCCGTACTAGATTGGTACACTGGACGTAGAGGCCCAATGTCAAACCAAGGAAAATAGAATGTCTACTTCAATAAAGCTCTATTACGTTTACGACCCAATGTGTTCTTGGTGTTGGGGCTATAAGCCCATTTGGGAGCAGATTGAACAAGCAGTACATGACAAAGTGGACATTAAATACCTATTGGGCGGCTTAGCACCAGATTCAGACATTCCGATGCCGTTAGAAATGCAGCAGCAAATCGCTTCCTACTGGAAGAAAATCGAAAATTACTTAGGCACCCAGTTTAACTACGATTTTTGGACAAACAACACACCACGACGTTCAACTTACCCATCCTGTCGAGCAATACTTGCCGCTCGCTCACAAGGTAAAGAAATTGAATTGTATGAGGCGATTCAAAAAGCTTACTACTTAGAAGCGTTGAACCCGAGCGACGATCAAGTGTTGCTTGAGTTGGCAGATAGGATAGGGCTCGATAACAGCAGGTTTAGTCACGAGTTTTTGTCCGATACCACTCAGCAACGCTTGCTAAACGAAATATCGTTCGCACGCTCAATTGGCGGTAACAGCTTCCCATCACTATTTGTAGAAAAGGGCGGTGTTATTACGGAGCTTTCAATCGATTATCAACATTCTGAAAATACAATACGCGCGATCTTAAGTTAACTAAGGAACCAAAAGGCCCTTAGTTAACTCATAAGCACGGGCTACAATAACAATTACGCCTGAGCAAACTTATAAGTGCGGTAGCCACCAATCATATTTCGTGCTCTAAAGCCGTTGTTAACTAATTGACGATATGCTACGTGACCGCGTAACCCAACTTGACAGCAAATGACGATTTCCTTGTCTTTGGGCAGTTCATCCATACGCTGACGAAGTTGGTCAACAGGGATGTTAATAGCACCTTCAATACAGCCGTTCGCGACTTCGCCTGGCGTACGCACGTCGATCATGATCTGATAATTACTTAACGTATCGA
This DNA window, taken from Vibrio tapetis subsp. tapetis, encodes the following:
- a CDS encoding DUF1289 domain-containing protein yields the protein MKTPCVAACKNEGGICSGCYRTIDEIVQWQHVTEQERDLAMKALSGELSSHVCPQCGENAQCDISAGNETCWCFKLEKRDTSDLKKGDPCLCRKCLSRLPIQ
- a CDS encoding ketoacyl-ACP synthase III, with the translated sequence MSRVFAEITGWGKCLPPAALSNHDLGTFLETSDDWIRSRTGIESRRISHVNTSELATVAAKQAIACAGINASDIDCIIVATCSPDTLIPNIASKVQANLGIRTAASFDLNAACTGFVYGLETATRLIQAGNYRNALVIGAERLSFYIDWTQRDTAVLFGDGSGAVVLSRTEEKPVGLQEAQLGCDAKGRDILAVPGYGTAMDRFAADNGYWDFNFVGKEIFKRAVKGMGAAAHQVLERSQLSTDKIDVVIPHQANIRIIQTLCDFAGIEQEKAFVNIQKYGNTSAATVPIALCEAVEQGHIKAGDNILTAAFGAGLTWAAGHIKWGDRVTAVAESDAQLPPCEQSALELLDQAITHCKNRPE
- a CDS encoding MFS transporter; the encoded protein is MLNFFKTRTDLPLSDGSTDAMQSRFKRYQWQVFLGLVFGYATFYVVRMSLGVVKKPMLDAGIVSIEELGIMGSAFFFTYAIGKFSNGFLSDYANIGRFMSFSLLLSGITAIAMGLNTTAFFFVLLWGLNGWFQSVGSAPSCVSLFQWFSPKQRGSRYSIWGGSRNIGEGITWVLTATLVSYFGWRAGFIGAGIAAIAAALCMFFVLKDRPQTYGLPDAATAFGEETEIKKSNDPDATRKAQLFILKQPTVWLIAAACACMYISRYAMSSWAVLYLQETKGYSLIDAGFAMSTYPIAGLAGAILSGIVSDKIFNANRHIPTLLYGFANIAGMCLMFFGPDNRMVDAVALGLIGFAIGGLVVFLAGLTACDLMPKNAVGAVKGFIGLFSYMAASGQELVSASLIKITEVDGVQTYDFSQAQYFWLAAGVLSMILATTVWNAKKVTDVN
- a CDS encoding DsbA family protein — its product is MSTSIKLYYVYDPMCSWCWGYKPIWEQIEQAVHDKVDIKYLLGGLAPDSDIPMPLEMQQQIASYWKKIENYLGTQFNYDFWTNNTPRRSTYPSCRAILAARSQGKEIELYEAIQKAYYLEALNPSDDQVLLELADRIGLDNSRFSHEFLSDTTQQRLLNEISFARSIGGNSFPSLFVEKGGVITELSIDYQHSENTIRAILS
- a CDS encoding MFS transporter; translation: MDDIQGSFDLRRYPWLNASIKMTIATSVFLLLPSYLETITTQFNASQQTMTRLATIELLGFAIAPFLYLLIQKTSLLVINERTTIIALALFHVTSAYCQDIAYFYGLRVGAGICAGLITMFTYDALSKLDRPSAAFGKAIATQMIFSAAAFFIMPSLTSQFGVHAFFLLLAILSALLYALPRLPKVHVSNDDLGTKPSTPLLVVCLLALFVFLMTHSATWASLNQISASINITGQQQGNILALGTIFSLIGASSSVYVSNISHRLARVVLFSAVSAQVLCIAALFNINGVVGYIVSVSAFMFLWNLILPLLMGAITDADHSGTTIRFAVTAQTVGAAFGPSILIEGWGMVQLIGFLVINMGLIYAVINYPHRSHTQQT
- a CDS encoding ABC transporter substrate-binding protein; amino-acid sequence: MKRLIYGYLSSLLFIFGMGFFSSAYAKKEQLVILTTFSQEPLLPLVSEFNKIHQDLEVKIIHRRTSSSIQLLSKSYIDNIDLILTSSPYLMSHLIKANKLVDMPRRFKAPEWLMPYVLPLTNKVVTIGYSGAGIVWNQDYFDSHQLPLPQGFVSLIDPIYFGHVTMSTPSRSGTTQMMLESILAQYGWNQGWQIILNVAANFATISSRSFGVSDTISRGGLGVGPTIDSYAHILQRKLDYVRFSYDKDFTLMPTYVGMIKQTTNDEHALAFVEMLLSHKIQSQMLKNSFSKYSITDDQLVKNPHVSLDVDTLMRREVGINLLFDLAITKRLAFLSDTWLAIINSEQRFQLDPDKLLLIQQAKEHIFMMPVSLNEFDQKMAIFAELQSDNSVQGNAQFLASKEEWLHQIRSELNEHQTRANALLKQLNGSVNQ
- the pyk gene encoding pyruvate kinase translates to MCKTKIVATLGPASQSPEMISKLINAGVNVVRLNFSHGTAEEHIERANMVRLLAADMNKHVGVLVDLQGPKIRISSFKNNAIHLTQGDTFYLDAKLDATAGDKERVGLDFPDLIQDLEVGDTLLLDDGRIQLKVIQVNKEEQWAKTKVLNQGKLSNRKGINLLGGGLSAPALTEKDKQDIVTASKIKADFVAVSFPRNGADIEHARALLHKAGSDAQIVAKVERAEVVESQANMDDVINASDIVMVARGDLGVEIGDARLPIVQKQLISRARFLGKPVITATQMMESMIENPLPTRAEVLDVANAIIDGTDAIMLSAESAAGNYPVEAVEAMVRIAKGAEEEQTCAQGCWDQLQHLCSDAGKSFALSSMISATKVHQDLGVAILTQLGETPLLMSRCRSNAVIWALSDNTTILNRLTILRGVIPKYFSASPYKDEALAKQVTGALQDEAKKENIQSILMTQLESMEGVGSINVCWLIDVPSEKLVAA